GTACGTGCAAAATGATCTTCATGAAGAGGCATTGAAATTATTCAGAAGAGCTCAGAAGATGGGGACGGAATTGACGCAATTTTCTCTCTCTGCCACTGTTAGTGCTTGCGCGAGTCTGGCGGCGACAATTGAAGGAACCCAGTTGCATGCCATTGTAATGAAAGCTGGTTTTgattcaaatatttttgtaatcACATCACTTCTCGATGTCTACTCCAGGTGTGGACAGATAGAAAAAGCTTATTTAGTATTTACTGATATTAAGGAAAAGAATGTTGTATTATGGAACGCAATGGTCGCAGGGTTTTCTAGGCATGCTCACGTATGGGAATGTATGATTCTTTTTGAGAAAATGCAGCAAAATGCTATGCACCCAAATGAGGTTACTTACATCTCTGTGTTATCTGCATTCAGCCATACAGGGTTAGTTGAAAAGGGTCGTCACTATTTTCGCTTATTAATGAATGATAAAAATGTCCAGCCTAATGTCCTTCACTATTCTTGCATCGTCGATGTTCTGGGCAGGGCTGGGCATGTTAATGAGGCTTGGGAATTAATGGCAAAAATGCCATTTGAGGCAACTGCCTCTATGTGGGGTTCTCTGCTTGGGTCATGCAGAATACATGGCAATCCTGAATTGGCAAAGATCGCAGCTGGCCATCTTTTCCAGCTTGAGCCATATAATGCAGCAAACCTTGTTTTGCTCTCAAATATATATGCTGCGAGTGCAAACTGGGGTGAAGTCATAATGGCAAGGAAGATTTTAAAAGGAAGTGGCGCGAAGAAAGAAACAGGAAAAAGTTGGATAGAAGTGAAAGGTAAAGTTCACATTTTTgttgttggagagagagagcactgCAAAATCAGTGATATATATGCGAAAATGGAGGATCTAATCAACGAGATGACAGAGTTGGGTTATAGAACTGACACTCGGTGTGATCTGCATGATGTGAAGGAGGACGAAAAAGGGGAGCTGTTGAAGCACCATAGTGAGAAGTTGGCACTTGCTTTTGGTCTGATGAGCTTGCCTTGTAAGATACCAATTAGAATAAACAAGAACCTTAGAGTGTGTGGGGACTGCCATTCGTTTATGAAGTTGGCTTCAAGGATCACAGGGCGGGAAATTATTGTTAGGGATCTCAATCGTTTTCACCACTTCAGTGGTGGATCATGTTCTTGCAGGGATTTCTGGTGATCGTGAAACTTGGATAGCAAAAACATTTCACCTTCTCCTAATGCAATCATGTCATCAATACTTGCAGATTATTGTACCCTTGAAAATCATGTGGAAATGACAATTCTTCCACCTTCTTTCGGTCAAATCTTTATAATTGACCTAATCAATCATGTGGTGTAGTCTTTTCTTGCTGGCCCCCTAGATAGTGAGAGACTATCAGTGGGACCATATCATGGAAAATGGAAATGGGGAGGTGGATCAGATCCTAAATTATCTGAACAGGCTTGATCCTCCTGAAGACTGGAAATTTGTAGAACACTTTGCTCGTATGATGGTTATACTTCCAAGTTGGTTTTGCCCCCAAAATGTTTTGCATAAACAGGTGGGAAATTGGCAGTGATACTGACCGGCTAACATTTACTATGGACAGAGCAATTGCATTTGAGTGGGTAAGTTTATTGTATGACTAGTGACCAGGTTCAATGAACTGCTCTATGTTTCATTAATATATCCTTCATGAGAAGTGGACTTTATACTTCCGTATCTAAGTAGAATCTGttcattattaaattttttttaactctctgTCTGAACACTAGACTAGTTATGGTTCATATTAGTAGAAGCCAATCAATAGTTATGCATTCTTGAAGCACATGGCAGCTGCTGCTTGCTCACGGTTGGGCTTTTATTGATCAACGGCAAAGCTTTTCCttgttttatttcttaaaacACTTGTATAGTCTCTGAAATGGCACACTGTTTTTATCAGTGTGTAGTTTTCCCTATATTGTAATGATATCATGTGTTTTCCTTCCATGTGCTTTCTATTTTGTCTCATCTGTTTGAATTTctcccctttttgtttgaaaatagtAATGCCAATTCATGTGCCAGGCAGCTGAAGACAATCAGAACCCTGAAAttctattttctaatttttgccaattcctgaaattttttgtatagaATTGCTCTGGCAAAGACTTTCAAAgctcttattttttaaaattgcttcttctttctttattgCACTATCTCTGATCATCAATACAATGAATTGATACAGTTTTTTGCCTAACACTGAAACAGGTGGTTTCTGGAAGTTTCTACTTTCTGGACAAGAGAAGTGCTTGCAGAACCCAAGTCCATTACGTGGCTCATTGGAACATGAGAACCATATAGACCTGTCCATATCTGGAGTTATTGGCACCTTCCCGTTTCATGCAGGTACTTTCCTTATTATAATGTAACCAACACCAAATAagtcatttctaaaaaaaggggaaaaaaaaaatcatccttAGGAATCAATATTTGTTGTTGTATCATTTTCAGCTTAATGTGTTGGCCTGCATGTTCTGCCAATAGATCTGTTTCTCAAAGAAAGGAAGCGCTACAAATTGGAAAAGCTGTAGGTGAGGGAATACTTTCTAGAGACTCAGGAAGGTGGGGAATAATTCATTGGAGCTGttctcaaagaaaaaagatgacTTTTTAATCAGTTCATCCATTTTGAGTGGACCATATCTTGCCGGTAAGTTTGATGAATGACTTCTCATCAGATAGAAAGTATTGCTATAGGTCCCAGTGGATTCCTTTCAACGGCAATTGGTCGGTGTATCATATGGTGCACATCTTTATCTTTAGTTGCAGCTCTATCATTCTACGATCCCCTTGGAACTGTTTTCTTTACCGATGAGTCATTGTCATAAATAAGTGCTGGCCCCCTTCACTCCAGGTCTGTCTCTGGAATTTCTATATACTATGTATATTCTggttaatctttttttttctttttcttcacaaaagtGAGTAAGCGAGCATCATAGAAACGTCAGTGTATCGATGCATTGGACATTATCCTAATTGATCATGATTAGCCTTTCTAAGACTTAAGCTTTCATGCGTCACTCTGTTTAGTTCTATGCTAAGTTTGATTAAGCTGTGAAAAGAGCCCTGCACATGGCGTTTTCGTTTTTAGCAGACAAGCTATCTTTCTGCCGATCTGGTCATTAACCATCCTGCAAATTTAATGATCTTTCCACTGCTCCCATAACTCTCATACATATCAACTTCACCTgcattctttttctctctcagcTACTTGTACTTCACCGAATTAGTGTACAAAGAGCACAGGGGCAATCCACAAGGTTTAGTGCTTATATCTGGGGATTTGCAACCAATCACTGTGCTTTAAATACCAGATTAGGTGGCCTCATGTTGTCCTGTGAAGTCCTTACTCAAGCTTCCTCGGTTGTCTCTTCATTATGGGGCCTGACATTGTCCCTATTAATTAGTCTCTTTCACTTTACAGCTATCAGGGTGTGACAATTAGTTGATTCTAAGCGACTAACTCAATTAGCCATGCTCTTCTCATGCTTCTGTCACTTCAACACTAATAAATTGGTACTAGTCGTATTCTAAAGTATTAGCCCCAAGGCTAATAAACACAAAACAATGGGATAAATGGGATATAGCCCGTACAGGGAGACATCTAAACCTTTAGCTCTAAGCAAATGGGAATCTAGCTTATCATGCTTAAGCTTGATCATTCTTTATGTCTGAACTTTGTCTCTGAAACCACCGGCCTACTAAGTTTTCTAATACCCTATTAGTTTTGAGAACCCACAAACTGAAcaagattataaaatttcttttaaatcTGAGAGGAACAAATGGGAGGAAAACAACCATATATCTGTATCCTCGCAAAACACTAAAAAAGTGGTGGTTGTTGTCTGTTTCCCTATTTTCTTGTTCCTCTTTATTCTCATCCTTACATCTTCTAAACCGATGATGATTTTTAttcgtgtgtatatatatatatatatatatatatatatatatatatatatagttgatgaTTCAGTTGAATGCGTATAACaaaatgatttatttttttgtttcacaTAATCCATATCATGTGTCAGATCCCAACATTGTAGAGTTCAGTTAATTAATAGCTCTTATGTTTGCTATAATTGACTCATCAACTATATCTTAAATATATCTAGCAGTATCAAATAAATCTATTTACTTTAACACTAATTTACTTTACAATCTGACCATATACTTAGTGTAGTCGGCTAAAATTTAATGAttggtatttaaatttttaagttggaagtttatttatttatttatttttttttgttgttcttGTCTGGTGAGCAGAACATCcgaaagaagcaagaaaaagaagcggaagaaaagtaaaagaaagcaAGCGGAGAAACGGAGAAAATGGCATCAAGGTTCCTTCTTTGTTGCTACAAAAGATTAGTAGCTTACAGGAGGTGGGTGGGACCACCTATCTTGCACAGAGAGAGTTTTGTGGGGGACCCACCCCCACGTATCACATCGTTATCAAATCTGATGTTTCCTGAGACCTCACCACCTCCCCCGCGATCCCATCCATCACAAGCAAACCGCCCATTCATTCCTTCGGGCCGGGCCCGCCGTACACCGCAAAATTTTTccagagaaaagaagaaaaataagaaaactaACAAATAACAGCAGCAACACGAGCAGGAACAAGCGCTCCTAAAAGAAGTTTCACCTGGGTGGCTCTTCATAGTCTGAGATTTGGAAcgatgagttttttttttttttttccatttagtTTGTACATCTTGCTACCGATAAGAAGATTAGTCACATAGGGCAATATGAAAATGTTTTGAGCATTCAAAGTACAGTTTGTTAGCGCATTATTCCGCTGAATATTGAGACTCTAAAGCAATTGATCGGAACGTTATATATTCCTTCAAATCTCGCCTCCGCCGATTCTACGAGCTGCTCCTGCAATAGCATCCAAGCCACAGTTCTTGAGTACTACTTAGTTACAATACTAGCTAGTGTTTATCACTATCTAGGGATTAACAAATGCAATTAAGCTCGGTGCTGCTAATTACCAATAATAAGGTGCCGACGGGGTTGGCTTGCACGCAGTTTGGTTCACTAAACTGAACACTGATCTCGCCGCCTGCGGCGCCTCTTCCAATTCCGGAGCGCACTCCAAATTCACGCCGAACAATCTCAGCCGCCGCTTCGAGTGCACCACTggggccgcctccgccgcgcccTCCACGGCTCCGTCACCACCATCTCCTACAGTTCCAAAGAGCATCATAATTCGTAAGCTAATCCCTAg
The nucleotide sequence above comes from Ananas comosus cultivar F153 linkage group 17, ASM154086v1, whole genome shotgun sequence. Encoded proteins:
- the LOC109723547 gene encoding pentatricopeptide repeat-containing protein At5g04780, with the protein product MYCSIGVGSECSNIRKLVWANRNIISTLGLQQLLQICAKEKSLILGKSSHALAIHAGLLTDTLTCNILINLYSKCGQIDPARRVFDRMPGRSIVSWNTMIGGYTQYGKDIEALRLFLRMHQEGTPMSEFTLSSILCACAAKFAITECKQLHALALKSAMDSNVFVGTAILDVYAKCNMINHACQMFDEMPERSSVTWSSMIAGYVQNDLHEEALKLFRRAQKMGTELTQFSLSATVSACASLAATIEGTQLHAIVMKAGFDSNIFVITSLLDVYSRCGQIEKAYLVFTDIKEKNVVLWNAMVAGFSRHAHVWECMILFEKMQQNAMHPNEVTYISVLSAFSHTGLVEKGRHYFRLLMNDKNVQPNVLHYSCIVDVLGRAGHVNEAWELMAKMPFEATASMWGSLLGSCRIHGNPELAKIAAGHLFQLEPYNAANLVLLSNIYAASANWGEVIMARKILKGSGAKKETGKSWIEVKGKVHIFVVGEREHCKISDIYAKMEDLINEMTELGYRTDTRCDLHDVKEDEKGELLKHHSEKLALAFGLMSLPCKIPIRINKNLRVCGDCHSFMKLASRITGREIIVRDLNRFHHFSGGSCSCRDFW